Below is a window of Ignavibacteriota bacterium DNA.
AGCCGAACAATCGCTCGCCGCGCCGTTGCAAATTTACTCCACCGCTTTTGATGAAACGAATATCTTCACCGAGCAGTTTCACATCTTCTTTCGAGATGCCGGAAGCCGGTGCGCTTGCAAGTTCGGTTCCTTTCCCGACTGAGAGAATAAACTCAGGGCTGTTGATGGTAACGTATGATTTTTTGTCAACATCAAAATACGAGAACGGGAACGAAGCAATTTTCTGTTCGCCAGCGTGGCGGGGAATCAGAAGATACTCGAACGTGCGACTGCCGGCAATAAGATTTCCCTGCTTCGTGATGTTGTCCGAAATTTTCGGGTCATACTTTTCAAGGTCGGGCGGAATAACAATCGCCGGTTCATCAAGCAGTTTGATGTTGCCGCGTCCGCTTATCTTCACTTTCAATGTTACCGCTTCATTCGTTTTCGTCTGTTTCTTATCGAGCCATGCTTCCATAGAAAACTTGCCGACCGCTCCGGGAAATCCGATTGGTAAATTTTCCTGCGGTAATTCCTGAACGGAAATCTTCACCGGGTCGCTGAGAACTTTGTAATTGACATTGCGGACATTTCCGAAAAACGGGTCATTAAAAAATTGGTCGAAAATATCATTCGAGCGGCGACGTGATTGTACCTGAACGACACATTCGATTTCCATCGGGTCGAGCGTGAGCGTTCCGCTTCTCTGTGCAAACAATGCGACTTTCTTCAACACGCCAACGCGGTATTGTTTGCCATTCACTGTTTCATTCGTCAATTGAATCTGTTTCGGCACTTCCAAATCTTCACTCCAGAATCCTGTGAGCGCCGGAACTTTATTCAGTTGATAGTTCGCAATGTTCACGCGCGTGTAGATTTTGTAAGTCGCCATGATTTGTTCCCCCTGATAGCATTTCGATTTATCCACACTGACGCGGAGGAAAAGATTGTCACCGATTTGTTGTGAGACATCGGCATCGTTCTGCTGTTGTCCGCCGCGGTTCGATTGACGTTGTTGTTGCGGCGCGCCTTTCGTTACTTCAATTGTGATGGGTTGTGTTTGAAGAGTTTTACCGCTCACTTCAATGGTGGCAGAAGGAATTGTGAATTTTCCTTCTGCTCTCGGTTGTAACACATAACCGTACGAAATGGAAACGGATTGTTGTCCGTTAATGAATTGCCAATTCGTAGATTGATTCGGACCGGAGAGTGTGAGGAAGTCATTAAACGCAGGAGGACGGAAATTCTTGCCGCTTCCTGAACCATTCAACACGAATGTCAGTTCGAACTGTTCGCCCATGGCAACGCGGTTTCTATCCACCGTTGCTGTAAACTCCTGCGCAAACAACGACGCGGAGATGAATAGGAAAAGAAAAACTCCGAGTGTCAGTCGAAGTTTTGTTACTGATGTTATGAAATTCCGAATCACTGTGAATAAAGTACGAATAATCTGTTAGTTAATAAAAATGTAGGGCGAATTTAATTCGCCCATGGTAGAACTGAAGTTCGACCTACAAGTCACCAATCCTTCTCCACCTGACCGCGAGCAGGAACTTTCTTTTGTAATTTCTTTTGCACTTTTTTCTCGTCGTTCTTCAGCGCTTCTAAAATTCTCTCAGCATCTTCTTTCGAGATTTGCTGTTTTTTCTGTTGTGCCTGTTGTTGTTTGGCTTGCTCTTGTTTTTGCTGTTCCTGTTTTTGCTGCTCTTGCTGTTGCTGCTGTTGCTGCTGCTTCTGTTGGTCTTGTTTTTGTTGGTCCTGATTCTGTTTTTCGTCCTGTTTCTTGTCGTCTTTCTTTTCCTGACGTTGTTGTTGCTGCTGCTGCTGTTGTTGCTGAAGCATTCGTTTTGCGTACTCGTAGTTGTATTTCGTTTCCGTGTCTTTCGGATTTGCTTTCAATGCTTCTTTGTACGCCGCAAGACTTTCCTGAAACTTCTGTTCCTTCATCAACGAATTGCCCAAGTTGTGTAACGCCTGCGCTTTGATTTCGTTATCCTTCGCTTTCATTGCCGACATGCGGTATTGTTCCGCCGCTTCACCGAACCGGTCTTGTTTATACAACGCATCGCCCAGATTGAATGACCCTTCAACAAGGTCTTTGTTTTTCTCAAGCGATTTCTTGTAACTGACTTCTGCGTCGGAATATTTTTTTTCTTTGTACGCGCTGTTACCGTCGCGGATGTGCGAGCGTTCCGATTGAGCAAACGCGCTTGAAATCATCAAACAAAATAACAGTAGGACAGGGATTCCTGCCTGTCTCGTTCTATTGTAAAGATTACGGCAGACGGACAGGAATGTCCGTCCCACCATCAGTCTTGTTTCATTTCGTTTCATCATTTCCACTCCGAGTTTTGTCGTCTGAGGCTGAACGGTTTTGCAAGCAGCGACTTCCATTTTGCAACCAACACATTCTTTCGTTCAGATAAAAAATATTCGAGTATCAATAGAAACGCCGCGACGGCAAGAAAATATTGAAAGCGGTCTTCGTATTCCGTAAAGACTTTTGCGCCGAACTCTTTTTTCTCCATCGCTTGAATATCTTTCAGCACTTCATCGAGTTCGCTTTGCTGATTGCTTGCTCGAATATATCGTCCCTTTCCTGCATCGGCGATTTGTTGCAATCCGCTTTCATCAAGTTTCGTCATGACGACGCTTCCTTCCTGGTCTTTTTTAAATCCGACCTGAACATTATCCTGATAAATCGGAATCGGCGAGCCTTCGAGCGAACCCATGCCGATGGTATGAACAACCGCGCCTTCTTCTGCCGCATCTTTCGCCGCAGTCAACGCATCGTCTTCATGATTTTCACCATCGGTAATAACAATGACTGCCTTGTGCTTTTTCTCTTCTTCGACAAACGATTTCATCGCCATCTTGATTGCCGAACCGATTGCCGTTCCCTGAATCGGAACAATATCAACATCAATCGTGCTGATGAGAAGCCGCGCCGCGCTGTAATCGGACGTGAGCGGAAGTTGCAGGTAACTATCACCGGCAAACACCACAATGCCGATGCGGTCGTTTTCAAACTTATCGAGCATCTGGGAAATTTCCCGCTTCGCACTTTCCAACCTGTTCGGTTTGATATCTTCCGATTTCATGCTGTTGGAAACATCGAGGCAGATAAAAATATCCACACCTTCACGCTTTACTTCTTCCATCTTAGTCCCGATTTGCGGATTGGCAAGACCGAGAACAAGAAACGTGAACGCTCCCGCATGAAGAAAGAACTTCAGGATGGGTTTCTTCTTGCTTGCCTGCGGCATCAACTGTTCGAGCAACGAAAGATTGCCGTAGCGTTTCATCGCGTTCAACCGCCAGCGACGAGCAAGCCAAAACAGCACGAGCAAGAGCGGTACGAGCGCCAGCGCATACAAATACTCAGGATGTGCGAACCGAATCATCAGGGAATTTTCCTGAAAAGTGTTTGAGCAAAAATCAATTCAAGCAAAAGAAACAGTCCCGCAAACATCGCGGCTGTGTAGAACTCTTCTTTATGTTTTCTGAATTGTGTCACTTCGATTTTCGTTTTTTCGAGTTTGTCAATCTCTTCGTAGATGGCTTTCAATTTCCGGTTGTCGGTAGCGCGGAAAAACTTCCCGCCGGTCATGTCTGCAATTTTCTGAAGCATCTGTTCATCAATTTCCACCGGAACATTTTGATATTGAATGCCGAACGGCGTTTGCACGGGATACGGCGCCATACCGATGGTGCCGACGCCAATCGTATAAACACGAATCCCGAATGATTGCGCGATGCCTGCGGCGGTGAGCGGGTCAATAGAACCGCGGTTGTTGACACCGTCGGTCAATAAAATAATAACGCGGCTTTTCGCTTTGCTGTCCTTCAAACGGCTTACGGCTGTCGCAAGTCCCATCCCGATTGCCGTTCCATCTTCGATTATTCCGCTTTTGATTTCTTTCGCGAGATTGATGAGGACGCCATGGTCAATCGTCAGCGGGCATTGCGTGAAACTTTCTCCGGCAAACACTACCATGCCGATGCGGTCGGTAGGGCGTCCTTCGATAAAATCCTGTGCGATTTTTTTTGCGGCTTCAATTCTGTTCGGACGGAAATCTTCCGCAAGCATACTTCCGGAAATATCGTTTGCAAGAATGATGTCAATTCCTTCCGTCGAAACCTGCTCGCCTTTTGATGTCGAATACGGACGAGCAAGCGCGACCGTCAAAAAAATCAATGCGACAACGCGCAGCGTGAACAACAAATGCCGCAGGCGATGCTTCCATGTTTTCGGAACGCGGTGAAATACCTGAACGCTCGAAACCTGCAACTCTACATATTGCTGACGATGCCGCTTCCAGTACCAGAAAATCATCAGAGGAACGAACAGGAGGAGAAGAAAATATTCCGGGTTAGCGTAACTCATTCCCATCATGCGTTCACCTCTTCGGGTTGAACGGTTTGTTGCACGTGAACATCACGCCATGTCTGCTCGACAAACTTCGTTGCGGTAGTGATGCTCGTTTCGTTGTCTTGTTGTGTCGGCTGATATTTGGCAAACTTCACGAAGTCAGATTTGACGAGCAATTCCTTCAACGGTTCACGTGTCTGTTTTTCGAGCGATGCAATCACCGGGGAATCCATGATTTCATCCGTTACCATTTCCATCGCCATCACGCGGTAGCGGCGTTCAATGTACATCCGAACTATATCCGTAAGTTGCGAATAATGCTCTTTGATTTTTCCCCGTTGCCAGAGATGTTCGGATTCAAGCGAACGAAGCGCTTCAAGAGCCACTTCGTGCGCGGGTCGAGGCGGCGCCTCGGGAATGATGCTTTCGCCCCGTCTCCGCTTGTTCCATATATAATAGAAGAGATAACCGAGCCCGCCAAGAACAACCAATCCGATGATGTACGGAAGAAGTTCGGCAAAGGTAATGGACAAACTAAGCGGCGGTTTGATGTCTTTGATGTCCTGCGTTGTATCAACATCAACCGTGTGGACGAAAATCGGAATGGGTGAAGTTTCGGCGATGCGCTTTGCAGTATCGCCCAGCATCGAATACAAAAATTGTAACGGCGGCACAACGACCGTTCCCGAATCAAACGAGGTAATAATGTACTCCGCTTTTTCGAGAACATCGCTTCCATTCTTTTGCGTTTGCACTTCTCCCCGTTTGATAATTTCAATTCCCTGAAGCGAGTCGGCAATCTGTGGCCAATGGATTGTCGTGTTATCCCGGTGCTGAACTTCGATATGCAATCCAAGCCAATCGCCAATCATGATGTTGTTGGAATCAACGCGTGCAGTCGCTTTCACCTCCTGCGCTGTGAGAAATGAACTTTGAGCGGTGAGCAACACCCATAGGAGCAAGTACAAAGTACGAAGTACCAATTGATTAATTCGCAATTGGCAATTCGAAATTCGAAATTCTGTTACCATCTCTTCTCACGTAGCCTGAAAAAACCAACCAGCGGTTGAATATATGATTGGTCAATTCGAATATCAATATCATCCACACCACTCCGACGGAACAATTTCTTTCGCGTCTCTTCCTGTTCTTTCCACCAGCGAACATACGCGTTGCGAACGCCGGCATCACCTGAATCAACCCAGAGCGCTTCACCTGTTTCCGCATCAACGACGCGGATGAAACCACTTTGAGGAAGCTCTGCCTCACGCGGGTCGAATAAACGAACAGCAATTAAATCATGTTTTCGTCCGGCAATTTTCAACGCATCATCAAACCCATCGCCGAGAAAATCGGAAATCAAAAATGCAATGCTTCTCTTTTTGATGGCGCTTGTGAGATAGCGAAGACCTTCGGCAATGTTCGTTCCTTTCCGCTCCGGCTTGAAATCCAACAACTCGCGTACGATACGGAGAATATGTGTGCGTCCTTTTTTCGGCGGGATAAACTTCTCAATTTTATCGCTGAAGAAAATCACGCCGACTTTGTCATTGTTCTGAATTGCAGAGAACGAAAGTACGGCGCACAACTCCGCTGCAATGTCTTTCTTCATCTGAGAGACCGTCCCGAACTCGCCCGACGCGCTGACATCAACGACAAGCATCACCGTCAACTCACGTTCTTCTTCAAACACTTTGATGAACGGATGGTTGAACCGCGCGGAAACATTCCAGTCAATCATGCGGATGTCATCGCCGTATTGATACTCGCGCACTTCACTGAACGCCATCCCGCGCCCTTTGAACACGCTATGATACTCACCCGAAAAGATGTGGTTCACCAATCCTTTCGTGCGTATCTCTATCTTCCTAACCTTCTTTAGTAATTCTTGGCTGTCCATTACCGTACTGAGTATGTGGTTC
It encodes the following:
- a CDS encoding protein BatD; amino-acid sequence: MIRNFITSVTKLRLTLGVFLFLFISASLFAQEFTATVDRNRVAMGEQFELTFVLNGSGSGKNFRPPAFNDFLTLSGPNQSTNWQFINGQQSVSISYGYVLQPRAEGKFTIPSATIEVSGKTLQTQPITIEVTKGAPQQQRQSNRGGQQQNDADVSQQIGDNLFLRVSVDKSKCYQGEQIMATYKIYTRVNIANYQLNKVPALTGFWSEDLEVPKQIQLTNETVNGKQYRVGVLKKVALFAQRSGTLTLDPMEIECVVQVQSRRRSNDIFDQFFNDPFFGNVRNVNYKVLSDPVKISVQELPQENLPIGFPGAVGKFSMEAWLDKKQTKTNEAVTLKVKISGRGNIKLLDEPAIVIPPDLEKYDPKISDNITKQGNLIAGSRTFEYLLIPRHAGEQKIASFPFSYFDVDKKSYVTINSPEFILSVGKGTELASAPASGISKEDVKLLGEDIRFIKSGGVNLQRRGERLFGSPLFYALAFSPIILFVGFVMFMRKRDRLLSDVLAVRNRKARKMAQQRLSVARKHLTAQKKEEFYNEVARALWGYVSDKLGIPPSDLTIDSVKSSLEQKGVPVESIRKLASTFEQCEYARFAPSSDSTQLDSMYNEAVSLISTIEDHVR
- a CDS encoding tetratricopeptide repeat protein, which produces MISSAFAQSERSHIRDGNSAYKEKKYSDAEVSYKKSLEKNKDLVEGSFNLGDALYKQDRFGEAAEQYRMSAMKAKDNEIKAQALHNLGNSLMKEQKFQESLAAYKEALKANPKDTETKYNYEYAKRMLQQQQQQQQQQRQEKKDDKKQDEKQNQDQQKQDQQKQQQQQQQQEQQKQEQQKQEQAKQQQAQQKKQQISKEDAERILEALKNDEKKVQKKLQKKVPARGQVEKDW
- a CDS encoding VWA domain-containing protein; the protein is MIRFAHPEYLYALALVPLLLVLFWLARRWRLNAMKRYGNLSLLEQLMPQASKKKPILKFFLHAGAFTFLVLGLANPQIGTKMEEVKREGVDIFICLDVSNSMKSEDIKPNRLESAKREISQMLDKFENDRIGIVVFAGDSYLQLPLTSDYSAARLLISTIDVDIVPIQGTAIGSAIKMAMKSFVEEEKKHKAVIVITDGENHEDDALTAAKDAAEEGAVVHTIGMGSLEGSPIPIYQDNVQVGFKKDQEGSVVMTKLDESGLQQIADAGKGRYIRASNQQSELDEVLKDIQAMEKKEFGAKVFTEYEDRFQYFLAVAAFLLILEYFLSERKNVLVAKWKSLLAKPFSLRRQNSEWK
- a CDS encoding VWA domain-containing protein, with protein sequence MSYANPEYFLLLLFVPLMIFWYWKRHRQQYVELQVSSVQVFHRVPKTWKHRLRHLLFTLRVVALIFLTVALARPYSTSKGEQVSTEGIDIILANDISGSMLAEDFRPNRIEAAKKIAQDFIEGRPTDRIGMVVFAGESFTQCPLTIDHGVLINLAKEIKSGIIEDGTAIGMGLATAVSRLKDSKAKSRVIILLTDGVNNRGSIDPLTAAGIAQSFGIRVYTIGVGTIGMAPYPVQTPFGIQYQNVPVEIDEQMLQKIADMTGGKFFRATDNRKLKAIYEEIDKLEKTKIEVTQFRKHKEEFYTAAMFAGLFLLLELIFAQTLFRKIP
- a CDS encoding DUF58 domain-containing protein gives rise to the protein MDSQELLKKVRKIEIRTKGLVNHIFSGEYHSVFKGRGMAFSEVREYQYGDDIRMIDWNVSARFNHPFIKVFEEERELTVMLVVDVSASGEFGTVSQMKKDIAAELCAVLSFSAIQNNDKVGVIFFSDKIEKFIPPKKGRTHILRIVRELLDFKPERKGTNIAEGLRYLTSAIKKRSIAFLISDFLGDGFDDALKIAGRKHDLIAVRLFDPREAELPQSGFIRVVDAETGEALWVDSGDAGVRNAYVRWWKEQEETRKKLFRRSGVDDIDIRIDQSYIQPLVGFFRLREKRW